In Fluviispira sanaruensis, a genomic segment contains:
- the asnB gene encoding asparagine synthase (glutamine-hydrolyzing), which translates to MCGLLGYVSFLNESKSRNYQNAIKKIKHRGPDDQGFYYWNPQNSKLTKEIDNDFPHKLFLGHVRLSILDLSDAGWQPMRTRDNRYFIIFNGEIYNYLELRNELEKIGHQFYSHTDTEVLLNAFIQWGKECLNKLTGMFAFCVFDSQDKKIFLARDFFGIKPLYFSFNKEFFVFSSEINPLFEMEKIKKDINSDVLSEFLKFGSTDISEKTLYQNIIQLPSAHYLDIDISDANYYQKLSPIKYWHINKIDPIEIDFNDAKKRVRELFLENIMLHMRSDVSIGAALSGGIDSSAIVMAMRYLNPKSDLHTFSFISEDELTSEEKWVDIIGDAAKTNMHKISPSSFDLAEELDILIHSQELPFGSASIFAQRKVMNMAQQNGIKVMLDGQGADEIFAGYNPYSTARIASLIKQFHFLSASRFKRKLISLPNRRTSWAQVCEYLIPIQMKFLIPTLRLLAGKKTFPEWLNRKWFLERNVHIQSSFNKSHSKYVLRDELIQTMTKTSLPNLLRYEDRNSMACSIESRVPFLTHELAEFVFSLPEKYLINEQGTTKYIFREAMRGIVPHQILERKDKIGFHVPEQKWFSSLRPWVSTRLNNKSIESIPALNHKIVISMRNDFLNGIRPFDPSLWKILNIIRWVEINQASFS; encoded by the coding sequence ATGTGCGGTCTATTAGGCTATGTTTCTTTTTTAAATGAAAGCAAATCTAGAAATTATCAAAATGCTATTAAAAAAATCAAGCACAGGGGGCCTGATGATCAAGGCTTTTATTATTGGAACCCTCAAAATTCAAAATTGACAAAAGAAATTGACAATGACTTTCCGCACAAGCTTTTTTTGGGACATGTTAGACTTTCTATTTTAGATCTCTCTGATGCGGGTTGGCAGCCCATGAGAACTCGAGATAATAGATATTTTATTATTTTTAATGGAGAAATATATAACTATCTTGAATTGCGAAATGAGCTTGAAAAAATTGGGCATCAATTTTATTCTCATACAGATACTGAAGTTCTTCTGAATGCATTCATTCAATGGGGCAAAGAGTGTTTAAACAAATTAACAGGAATGTTTGCTTTCTGTGTATTTGATTCGCAAGACAAAAAAATATTTTTAGCTCGGGATTTTTTTGGCATAAAACCACTCTATTTTTCATTTAATAAAGAATTCTTTGTATTTTCATCGGAAATTAATCCACTATTTGAAATGGAAAAAATAAAAAAAGATATCAATTCAGATGTGCTTTCTGAGTTTTTAAAATTTGGTTCAACCGATATTTCTGAAAAAACTTTATATCAAAATATTATCCAACTGCCCTCAGCTCACTATCTTGACATTGATATTTCGGATGCAAATTATTATCAAAAGTTATCACCAATAAAATACTGGCATATTAATAAAATTGATCCTATTGAAATCGATTTTAATGATGCTAAAAAACGTGTGAGAGAACTATTTTTAGAAAATATCATGCTACATATGAGAAGTGATGTATCAATTGGAGCTGCATTATCTGGAGGAATTGATTCCTCTGCTATCGTTATGGCTATGCGATATCTGAATCCTAAAAGCGATTTACACACTTTTAGTTTTATTTCTGAGGATGAATTAACCTCTGAAGAGAAATGGGTAGATATTATTGGTGACGCGGCAAAGACAAATATGCACAAGATATCTCCTTCTTCTTTTGATCTAGCCGAGGAGCTTGATATTCTAATTCATAGTCAAGAACTTCCCTTTGGGAGTGCTTCAATTTTTGCCCAAAGAAAAGTTATGAATATGGCACAACAAAATGGCATTAAGGTCATGCTCGATGGTCAAGGAGCGGATGAAATATTCGCAGGCTACAACCCCTATTCGACTGCGCGTATTGCTTCACTCATTAAACAATTTCATTTTCTAAGCGCCTCACGTTTTAAACGAAAACTCATCTCTTTACCAAATAGAAGAACATCATGGGCGCAAGTCTGTGAATATCTCATTCCTATACAGATGAAATTTTTAATACCAACTCTTAGGCTTTTAGCAGGGAAAAAAACTTTTCCAGAGTGGTTGAATAGAAAATGGTTTTTAGAACGAAATGTTCATATTCAATCTTCTTTTAATAAATCTCATAGTAAGTATGTTTTAAGAGATGAGCTTATTCAAACAATGACAAAAACCAGTTTACCAAATTTATTGCGGTATGAAGACAGAAATTCAATGGCTTGTTCTATAGAAAGTAGAGTCCCGTTTTTAACGCATGAATTAGCAGAATTTGTTTTCTCTTTGCCAGAAAAATATCTTATAAATGAGCAAGGAACAACAAAATATATTTTTCGCGAGGCTATGAGAGGAATTGTCCCACATCAAATTCTTGAGAGAAAAGATAAAATAGGTTTCCATGTCCCAGAGCAAAAATGGTTTAGCAGCTTAAGACCATGGGTTTCTACTAGACTAAACAACAAAAGTATTGAATCAATTCCAGCTCTAAATCACAAAATTGTAATATCCATGCGAAATGATTTTCTTAATGGAATAAGACCTTTTGATCCTTCGCTTTGGAAAATATTAAATATAATACGTTGGGTTGAAATCAATCAGGCTTCATTTTCTTAA
- a CDS encoding Gfo/Idh/MocA family protein codes for MSSVKEINFAIVGCGRISNNHFDAIKSCSGQAKLIAVCDIDPNALDLAVQKTGAIGYSSLSELLNNKDIEVISLCTPSGMHSAQTIEIAKKNKHIITEKPMATNWIDGLKMINACNEAKVKLFVVKQNRKNDTLKLLKQAIQEERFGKIYNVAINVFWTRPQAYYDSAKWRGTWAFDGGALMNQASHYVDLLAWLIGEVDQVFAFCSTLARKIEVEDSASVSLKWKNGALGTLNVSMLTYPNNLEGSITIIGEKGTVKIGGVAVNEIQVWKFKDLKEYDQDIFNANYSTQSVYGHGHPLYYKNVIDVLHEKCLADTDGAEGLKSLELICAMYQSAKEVKPISLPFSRSIS; via the coding sequence ATGTCGAGTGTGAAAGAAATAAATTTTGCAATTGTTGGATGTGGGAGAATATCAAATAATCATTTCGATGCAATAAAGAGTTGTTCTGGTCAAGCAAAATTAATTGCTGTATGTGATATAGATCCAAACGCCCTTGATTTAGCCGTCCAAAAAACGGGTGCTATTGGTTATTCTTCTCTGTCTGAACTTTTAAATAATAAAGATATTGAAGTGATATCTTTATGTACACCGAGCGGAATGCATTCCGCACAAACAATAGAAATAGCTAAAAAAAACAAACATATTATCACAGAAAAGCCTATGGCTACCAATTGGATAGATGGTTTAAAAATGATAAATGCTTGCAACGAAGCTAAAGTAAAACTATTTGTCGTAAAACAAAATCGCAAGAACGATACTTTAAAATTATTAAAACAAGCCATTCAAGAGGAAAGGTTTGGTAAAATATATAATGTCGCTATAAATGTGTTTTGGACTCGGCCTCAAGCATATTATGATTCGGCAAAATGGCGCGGGACATGGGCCTTTGATGGTGGTGCCCTTATGAATCAAGCTAGTCATTATGTTGATTTACTAGCTTGGCTCATTGGAGAAGTCGATCAAGTTTTTGCATTTTGCTCTACTTTGGCAAGAAAAATAGAAGTTGAAGATTCTGCTTCCGTCTCTTTAAAATGGAAAAATGGGGCATTGGGCACATTAAATGTTTCAATGTTGACCTATCCGAATAATCTTGAAGGATCAATAACAATAATTGGAGAAAAGGGAACAGTAAAAATTGGCGGAGTTGCTGTTAATGAAATTCAAGTTTGGAAATTTAAAGATTTAAAAGAGTATGATCAAGATATTTTTAATGCAAATTATTCAACACAATCAGTTTATGGTCATGGGCATCCACTGTATTATAAAAATGTGATAGATGTTCTCCACGAAAAATGTTTAGCAGATACGGATGGTGCAGAAGGATTAAAATCACTTGAATTAATTTGTGCAATGTATCAATCAGCAAAAGAAGTTAAACCTATTTCACTGCCTTTTTCTAGGAGTATTTCATAA
- a CDS encoding nucleotide sugar dehydrogenase, which translates to MNMRILIDKINENKAVIGIIGLGYVGLPLALRFVEENFSVIGFDIDEDKINNLNNGKSYIEHISSSLISNAIEKSFIATSNYAKIMDTDILIICVPTPLSKQREPDLTYILNTIETILPYLHKNQLLSLESTTYPGTTEEILKPKIESIGLIIGTDISLVFSPEREDPGNILYSTKSIPKIIGGITKTCLEVGMTLYEKVISSVVPVSSTRTAEMTKLLENIHRAVNIGLVNEMKIVADKMGIDIHEVINAAATKPFGFTPFYPGPGLGGHCIPIDPFYLTWKAREYGIHTRFIELAGEVNNSMPEWVISKLSDALNEREKSLKGSKILVLGISYKKNIDDMRESPSVRMMELLRNKGAILSYSDPHVPIFPKMREHIFDLKSIHLNSDSIKSFDCILLATDHDAFNYELIKNNSNLIIDTRGKYKEKTDKIVKA; encoded by the coding sequence ATGAATATGAGAATATTAATTGATAAAATAAATGAGAATAAAGCTGTCATTGGAATTATTGGTTTAGGTTATGTCGGTCTCCCACTTGCTTTAAGGTTTGTTGAAGAAAATTTTAGTGTCATTGGTTTTGATATTGATGAAGATAAAATAAATAATCTTAATAATGGAAAAAGTTACATAGAGCATATTTCATCTTCTTTAATTTCAAATGCAATTGAAAAGTCTTTTATAGCAACTTCAAATTATGCTAAAATAATGGACACAGATATTCTCATAATTTGCGTTCCCACTCCTCTTTCTAAACAAAGAGAACCAGATTTAACTTATATTTTAAATACAATAGAAACTATATTACCGTACCTCCATAAAAACCAATTATTATCTCTTGAAAGCACAACTTATCCTGGTACTACGGAAGAAATTTTAAAGCCGAAAATAGAGTCAATTGGTCTAATTATTGGCACAGATATTTCTTTGGTTTTTTCACCAGAACGAGAAGATCCAGGAAATATATTATATAGTACGAAAAGCATTCCCAAAATTATAGGTGGAATCACGAAGACATGCCTTGAAGTTGGTATGACACTTTATGAAAAAGTCATATCTTCTGTCGTTCCTGTAAGTTCAACCCGTACTGCAGAAATGACAAAGTTACTCGAAAATATTCACAGAGCAGTTAATATCGGTTTAGTGAATGAAATGAAAATAGTAGCAGACAAAATGGGAATAGATATACATGAAGTGATCAATGCTGCCGCTACAAAACCTTTCGGATTTACACCTTTCTATCCAGGGCCGGGCCTAGGAGGGCATTGCATACCAATTGATCCCTTTTATTTAACTTGGAAAGCGCGCGAGTATGGAATTCATACTCGCTTCATAGAACTTGCAGGCGAAGTGAATAATTCTATGCCAGAATGGGTTATTTCTAAACTGAGCGATGCATTAAATGAAAGAGAAAAATCGCTCAAAGGGAGCAAAATTCTTGTATTAGGAATTTCATATAAGAAGAATATTGATGACATGCGAGAGTCTCCTTCAGTTAGAATGATGGAATTATTGCGAAACAAAGGAGCCATTCTATCCTATAGCGATCCACATGTTCCTATTTTTCCAAAAATGCGAGAGCATATATTTGACTTAAAAAGTATTCATTTAAATTCAGATTCTATTAAATCATTTGACTGCATACTTTTAGCAACCGATCATGATGCATTTAATTATGAACTCATAAAAAATAATTCGAATTTAATAATAGATACTCGAGGAAAGTATAAAGAAAAAACAGATAAAATAGTAAAAGCATAA
- a CDS encoding class I SAM-dependent methyltransferase, which yields MRRQILLKKLDFYDLTNQRELDMNSNTREIKKIFKNIALFYNIFVFIREKYLILRLKLISHRKIFTQIYKNNSWGDKDSFSGSGSNLKQTQIIICELPILFEEFSIKDILDIPCGDFYWMRKVIFKNIKYMGADIVEELINNNKIYEKNNISFKKIDLISDQLPKVDLILCRDCLVHFSYKNIFSALRNICNSGSKYLLLTSFKDHANNYDILTGQWRAINFENAPFNFPKPIKIIVEGCTEGDNKYTDKSLCLWDINEVKNVLKKII from the coding sequence ATGCGCAGACAAATTTTATTAAAAAAGTTAGATTTTTATGATTTAACTAATCAAAGGGAATTGGATATGAATTCTAATACCAGAGAAATTAAAAAAATATTTAAAAATATAGCATTATTTTATAATATCTTTGTTTTTATACGAGAAAAATACTTGATTTTAAGACTAAAATTAATAAGCCATAGGAAGATATTTACTCAGATATATAAAAATAATTCTTGGGGAGATAAGGATTCATTTTCTGGTAGTGGATCAAATTTAAAGCAAACACAAATTATTATTTGTGAATTACCTATTCTTTTTGAAGAATTTAGTATTAAGGATATACTTGATATACCTTGCGGAGACTTTTATTGGATGCGAAAGGTTATTTTTAAAAATATTAAATACATGGGAGCTGATATTGTAGAGGAATTAATTAATAATAATAAAATTTATGAAAAAAATAATATATCATTCAAAAAAATTGATTTAATTTCAGATCAATTACCAAAAGTAGATTTGATTTTATGCAGAGATTGCTTAGTTCACTTTTCATATAAAAACATTTTTTCTGCTCTCAGAAATATTTGCAATAGTGGTTCAAAATATCTATTACTGACTTCTTTTAAAGATCATGCTAATAATTATGATATTTTGACTGGGCAATGGAGAGCTATTAATTTTGAAAATGCTCCTTTTAATTTTCCAAAACCTATAAAAATTATAGTTGAAGGTTGTACAGAGGGAGATAATAAATATACTGATAAATCTTTATGCTTATGGGATATAAATGAGGTAAAAAATGTATTAAAAAAAATTATATAA
- a CDS encoding glycosyltransferase, translated as MNIVILPSWHPDKNNPLAGLFFREQAIGLARQYPQVNFHFIEINSNDFLLSPRFLYKSIYNLIKFTFSSKNISIDRLNSNLLIYRKNHINWSFLHFKKLRELYFYCILKKNINIIEMDYGKISLLHAHVSFPSGFNCYKLKEEFNIPFVITEHMGPFPFAVFDNKKDLFERYIKKSLHESNRVISISHYMRNEIIKKVHRDSIVIPNMCNESVFYPKEKRINNKNFTFIVVCSSLSKEKGIDNLFYAIKRSTLEMSAIHFNIIGNGIKMQNYMYLAKTLNIENFITFYGIRNRLETAELYRNADAFIQPSEIESFSIACIEALATGIPILSTICGGPEDIVNENNGILVKNKSIEDLANGIISMINKYHLYNQNDIRNEFMEKYSEIAVCNKIMACYLDVTKNN; from the coding sequence ATGAATATAGTTATTTTACCAAGCTGGCATCCTGATAAAAATAATCCACTCGCAGGTCTCTTTTTTAGAGAGCAAGCTATTGGATTGGCAAGGCAATATCCTCAAGTTAATTTTCACTTTATTGAAATAAATTCGAATGATTTTTTACTTTCACCAAGGTTTCTTTATAAATCTATTTATAATCTAATTAAATTTACTTTTTCAAGTAAAAATATATCTATTGATAGGTTAAATAGTAATTTATTGATTTATCGTAAGAATCATATTAATTGGTCATTTTTGCACTTTAAAAAATTAAGAGAATTATATTTTTATTGTATTTTAAAAAAAAATATAAATATAATAGAAATGGATTATGGAAAGATATCTTTATTACATGCTCATGTCTCTTTTCCTTCAGGGTTCAATTGCTATAAATTAAAAGAAGAGTTTAATATTCCTTTTGTTATTACTGAACATATGGGACCATTTCCTTTTGCAGTTTTTGATAATAAAAAAGATTTGTTCGAAAGGTATATTAAAAAATCGCTCCATGAATCCAATAGAGTTATTTCTATCAGTCACTATATGAGGAATGAAATAATTAAAAAAGTGCATAGAGACAGTATTGTTATTCCAAACATGTGCAATGAGAGTGTTTTTTATCCTAAAGAAAAAAGAATAAATAATAAAAATTTTACTTTTATAGTTGTTTGTAGTAGTTTGTCTAAAGAAAAAGGTATCGATAACTTATTTTACGCAATTAAAAGATCTACCTTAGAAATGAGTGCCATACATTTTAATATCATTGGAAATGGAATTAAAATGCAAAATTATATGTACTTGGCAAAAACACTAAACATAGAGAATTTTATAACTTTTTACGGGATTAGAAATAGACTTGAAACCGCAGAGTTATATAGAAATGCAGATGCATTTATACAGCCGAGTGAAATTGAATCTTTTAGTATTGCATGCATAGAAGCATTAGCAACAGGAATTCCAATATTATCTACTATTTGTGGAGGACCTGAGGATATAGTTAATGAAAATAATGGAATATTAGTCAAAAATAAATCGATAGAAGATCTTGCCAACGGTATAATTTCAATGATAAATAAGTATCACTTATATAATCAAAACGATATAAGAAACGAATTTATGGAAAAATATTCTGAAATTGCTGTGTGCAATAAAATTATGGCATGTTACTTAGATGTAACAAAAAATAATTAA